The Nicotiana tomentosiformis chromosome 2, ASM39032v3, whole genome shotgun sequence genome includes the window aaAAAGCTCAGCAAGCAGCAACAACACCAATAGCAGTGAAATAACAGCTTCCTGGTAGTCCCAACTACCTAaacttccagaactacactgacctgattcctttatagccaaggatatgtaggcaacctccgaagcaaggttcggtcaaactttttaaaaaatgctTCCCATGGAGTATTCAAACGGGTAAAAATTACTCgtaattgctcactttatctttgcccaaAAACTATTCATGTTTCCGAGCAAAGAGgagcagctgtgagcacctaatttttgccctaatataaaattactcctaaaaaattcaaaaaatagctttaaattatttttctatatttttacttagtttgctttgtacgtattcatgtttgatgcatttttaagttgcattttaaatcctaaagaaaatacaaaaatattttgaatttttacatttttagattttaattgcatatgtaaaatactaaaaataccaaaaatacatTAGTAACTTTACATGCATTTGTTAGCTAAATAAATTAGTTAATCGTTAGAAAAATAGGTCATTAGGTTAATTTTACAAATTAGTTGGAATTAGGAGTGTTAAATAAATTGGCTATTCTTGAAAAtgaaaagaaaggaaagaaaaggCTATTTGCCTTGTTTTCAAATCGGGCCAGTTGACCAGCAGCCCAGTCTTTCAAAATCCACCCCAGCAACCGGCTCAATGCCCCTTCCCCACTCATTAAAAGAAACCAAATTTCACTCCTCTCGGAGAGACAGAGAATAAGGGAACAAAACGGACCCTCCCCTCCCATAGACGAACCCTGACAGCGGCGCCTCACCTCTCCATCAACTCCGACCAGACCCTCTGATCCCATAAGTAAAACCTCGCCTTCCAATTCTTCTTCTCCAAAAAAATCGAACAGACTTCCTCCCCCTTTGAGAACCAAAAACCTTGCTGCTCACTCTCACTCTTTCACTCACACTTCCTCACACACAGAGGTTAATACTCAGAATCACTCCTCTCAAATACACACCAGAATTTACCTtagattttccttttcttttcttttataagCTTAATTTCTCTCATATAAAGATTTCAGAGGTCTTATTGGGTGCTATTCATCAAAATTCTGATCTTTCTCAAGTTAAATTTTGAGCTAAATTCAAGGTTGATTCTGGTTTTGTTCTTGCTACTTCCCTGCATGCTGCATTTGTTCTTGCTACTGCTCTTTTTCCAGTTTTCAGAGGCTTATTTTCTGTTTTATTTGATTCTGCTGCTAGGTATGTAAATTTTCATTTATCATTCTCCATCTACTGATATGAGTAACACTTGCTATATTCGTGTCATGTTTACACTTAGCTTCTGCTCACTTGAATTGGTTGTCTAGTATGTTCTAAACTGTTTAGTGTTCCTCCTTGGTTGATTTTTGTCTGTTGAAACTATTTTAGTTTGTTAAAAATGGTGTATTAATCAGTTCATCATCTTCTATAGCTTGTTATTGTCTAACTAATGATTTATGTTCAAAAATGGTATTAAGATGTGGCGGCATGGATGGATTTGACCACGAGTTGGTCAGAGTCATCTCTGAAGGAGCCAATACAACACTTTTAATTGCAGAAGTACATAGCGTATGGATTTCATAGTTTTTTCATATCTTTAACAGCTTCAGGTTTCACTGGTTAGCCATAGAAGTTCGTATGAGTTAAAGTGAAGTTCATTGACCATCCTTGTTTGAAGATTACTTGCTGATGAACGATTTGTATAAGATCAGTTTGAAATGGTTATGTAATAATTCATGAATTCAACTACTGTAATTAACAGCTATGGAGTAGGCTATATTTGTAAACTTAATCTCCAATTTAGCTTTACACATGATTCTAAATTTGAACGTATGAGGTTCTATGTTTTCTTCTTCAGATTTTGTCTCAACAGGGGTTTACATAAATGGGCGAAACTTGTAACTTGGCTCAACTGGAAGTCATTTAACGAGTCTGGACCTCAGGCCGTTGGGCCTAGGGTATTGAACCCAATAATTTGGCCCAGATCGTGTATCTTGTTCAAGCTAGTGTAGTCGTAGTACTAGTGTTGTAAATTTAGAATGTACTACTGTTATAAATTTGAATTAAGTTCAATCATTTTCCTGGCTGGCTGCCAATTATCTCATGAATTAAATTGAGTTGATAACATATTGGTTTATAATTCATTATACTGTTTGCTTCTGGAAATTAAATGCCATCTCGAGTAGTTTAGAATACTTAGAAACGAATGGTCTGACACCCACAGTGTATCTCCATAACGTTTGAACCTCACACGCAATCTCGAACTTTAGGATAATCAAACCATGAATACACGTAGTTTGCTTTAAGCGCATttaaataaatcatcgtgactatgggtacggttcccgtgacaTAGTTATGATACGTAATCCCCGATTCGAATCCCAAAAGTAATTAAAATTCTATTAAAAGCGGTCAGAAAGCTAAAAAGCACAATATGTTTTGAACATGTAATAAAtgagataattaggccaattattaatagttgagcgaccgtgctaaaaccacggaactcgggagtacctcacaccttctcccgggttaacaaaattctttacccggtcttctgtgttcgcggaccataaataagagttaaTTTActcgatttgagattttaaaataaactggtgacttgggacaccataaattatttcaagtgatgactctgattaaataaataatctcgctcacgaaaaaagaggtgtgactgCTTACACAAGTAAAAAGTCTAAAAGCGTAAACTATGATTAGTCTCTCTTCGGTTGTAGGCAAAACAAAAtactagtagtagtagtagtatcaAACACATGCTCCTCGTACCAATTACCAAAATTGGAAACACAATGTCAATGGCGGCAACTTTATCTCCAGAACCAATCTTTTCCTTCATAGAAACGGCCAATTCCATTTCTGAACTCCACCAGTCTCACGCTTTCCTGCTCAAAACTGGCCTCTTTCGTAACCCTTTTGCCGCTAGCCGCCTCTTAACCAAAGCCACTACACTTCCCACTTCTTCCTCCGCAGACACCCTTTCATATGCTCTCTCCATTTTCACTCACATCGAAGAACCTAACTCATATACCTACAACACTATCATCCGTGCTTATTCTACTAGCTCTTTCCCGCAACTTTCACTCATAATCTTCCTCAAACTGTTAAATGCTGTACATAAAATTTTCCCTGATAAGTACACTTTTACATTCATTGTAAAAGCTTGTGCTACTATAGGAAATGCTAAACAAGGTCAACAAGTTCACGGGTTAGTGACAAAAATAGGGCTTGAGGAAGATGAGTATGTGCATAACACTTTAATTCATATGTATGCGAAATGTGGGTGTTTTGGAGTTTCGCGTGGTATGATTGATGGGTTGGTTGAAGATGATGTTATAGCGTGGAACGGGTTGTTGAGTGTTTTTGCCGAAAGGGGGTTGTTTGAGTTGGCGCGAGAGTTGTTTGATGAAATGCCTGTGAAGAATGTAGAGTCTTGGAACTTTATGATTTCTGGGTATGTGAATGTTGGATTGGTGGATGAAGCAAGGaaggtgtttgatgaaatgtCGGATAAAGATGTTGTTTCTTGGAATGTTATGATTACTGGCTATACTAAGGCTGATAAGTTTGCCGAAGTTTTGGCTCTTTTTGAGGATATGCTGAGAGCTAAAGTGAAGCCTGATAATTGTACACTTGTGAATGTGCTGTCTGCTTGTGCTGGTGTTGGATCTTTGAGCCAGGGAAAGTGGGTTCATGCGTATATTGAGAGGTACGGGATTCAGGTTCATGATTTTCTTGCTACTGCTCTTGTGGATATGTATTGCAAATGTGGATGTATTGAGAAA containing:
- the LOC104117740 gene encoding pentatricopeptide repeat-containing protein At4g18840; this encodes MLLVPITKIGNTMSMAATLSPEPIFSFIETANSISELHQSHAFLLKTGLFRNPFAASRLLTKATTLPTSSSADTLSYALSIFTHIEEPNSYTYNTIIRAYSTSSFPQLSLIIFLKLLNAVHKIFPDKYTFTFIVKACATIGNAKQGQQVHGLVTKIGLEEDEYVHNTLIHMYAKCGCFGVSRGMIDGLVEDDVIAWNGLLSVFAERGLFELARELFDEMPVKNVESWNFMISGYVNVGLVDEARKVFDEMSDKDVVSWNVMITGYTKADKFAEVLALFEDMLRAKVKPDNCTLVNVLSACAGVGSLSQGKWVHAYIERYGIQVHDFLATALVDMYCKCGCIEKALEVFNGTLRKDISTWNAMIAGLSNHGFLDDALETFNELIADGIKPNEVTFVSVLSTCSQGGLLSEGRRMFDLMISEYRIQPTLVHYGCMVDLLGRFGLLEEAEELLSRLPVKEAPAIWESLLSASRSHNDVELAERIATKLLELDPHDSAGYVQLSNVLASMGRWDDVREVRRKMRSEGVTKEPGCSMIEVDGVVHEFLAGEGIIF